A stretch of Kaistella flava (ex Peng et al. 2021) DNA encodes these proteins:
- a CDS encoding glycosyltransferase family 4 protein, with amino-acid sequence MKKLIRITTVPISLDKLLGKQLTFMNQFYDVTAISADEKELKRIATKYGVKNHHIEMTRTISPLDDLKAVWKLYRFLKKEKPELVHSHTPKAGIVGMMAAFLAGVPNRFHTVAGLPLLEATGTKRKVLNFVEKLTYSFATKVYPNSFGLNEIIIQEGFCQLEKLKVIGKGSSNGINTSYFDKTLFSESANQSLKEQLKIEADDFVFIFVGRLVGDKGINELIAAFKTLTSTALSDHLNLNLNLNRKLLLVGPYEQELDALKTDTLQEIEQNSNIISVGFQPDVRAYFAIANALVFPSYREGFPNVVLQAGAMGLPSIVSNINGCNEIIKDHQNGLIVPVKNTEALAEAMRDLVDDEILYQSLQHQSRKRIMENYEQEVVWQALLAEYKKVTDHV; translated from the coding sequence TTGAAAAAACTCATCCGCATCACCACCGTTCCCATTTCACTGGACAAATTGTTGGGCAAACAATTAACCTTTATGAATCAGTTCTATGACGTCACTGCTATTTCGGCTGACGAAAAAGAACTCAAAAGGATAGCTACAAAATATGGCGTGAAAAACCACCACATCGAAATGACCCGTACGATTTCGCCATTGGATGATTTAAAAGCAGTTTGGAAACTCTACCGATTTTTAAAAAAAGAAAAACCAGAACTCGTACACAGCCATACTCCGAAAGCGGGAATCGTTGGCATGATGGCCGCTTTTTTAGCAGGTGTACCCAATCGTTTTCATACCGTTGCGGGCTTACCGCTTTTAGAAGCTACGGGCACCAAAAGAAAAGTACTGAATTTCGTAGAAAAGCTAACTTATTCTTTTGCTACCAAAGTCTATCCCAATTCTTTTGGCTTAAATGAAATAATCATTCAGGAAGGATTCTGTCAATTAGAGAAGTTAAAGGTGATTGGAAAAGGCAGTTCCAATGGTATCAACACGTCCTATTTTGATAAAACGCTATTCTCAGAATCAGCAAACCAGTCACTTAAAGAACAATTGAAAATAGAAGCTGACGATTTCGTCTTTATCTTCGTAGGCCGTCTGGTGGGAGATAAAGGAATTAATGAACTGATTGCTGCTTTTAAAACCCTCACTTCGACTGCGCTCAGTGACCACCTCAACCTCAATCTCAACCTTAACCGTAAACTCCTCCTCGTAGGCCCTTATGAACAGGAGTTGGATGCTTTAAAAACAGACACGTTGCAGGAAATAGAACAAAACTCCAATATCATCTCTGTCGGCTTTCAACCCGATGTCCGTGCTTACTTTGCGATTGCTAATGCCTTGGTTTTTCCAAGTTACCGGGAAGGCTTTCCCAATGTGGTGTTACAGGCAGGTGCGATGGGTTTGCCAAGTATTGTGAGCAATATCAATGGTTGTAATGAAATCATTAAAGACCACCAAAACGGACTTATTGTTCCGGTAAAGAATACAGAAGCTTTAGCAGAAGCGATGCGTGACCTGGTAGATGATGAAATCTTATATCAAAGTCTCCAACACCAGTCCCGAAAAAGAATCATGGAGAATTATGAGCAGGAAGTCGTATGGCAAGCTCTTTTAGCCGAATATAAAAAAGTAACAGACCATGTATAG